One part of the Marinobacterium rhizophilum genome encodes these proteins:
- a CDS encoding MmcQ/YjbR family DNA-binding protein translates to MDADSTRDYLLGKPEAWVDYPFGPGPAVFKVRQKMFALLMDDASKGPRLNLKCDPVQAQMLRDVFEAVQPGYHMNKRHWNTVLLDGSLPDGEVQRMIDHSYSLVVKGLKVVERKALELAWGPDTLYR, encoded by the coding sequence ATGGATGCGGACAGTACACGCGATTACCTGCTCGGCAAACCCGAGGCCTGGGTCGATTATCCCTTTGGCCCGGGACCCGCGGTGTTCAAGGTGCGACAGAAGATGTTCGCACTGCTGATGGATGATGCTAGCAAGGGCCCGCGCCTTAACCTCAAATGCGATCCGGTACAGGCGCAGATGCTGCGGGATGTGTTCGAGGCGGTACAACCGGGTTACCACATGAACAAGCGCCACTGGAACACCGTGCTACTGGATGGTTCTTTGCCGGACGGGGAGGTCCAGCGCATGATTGACCATTCCTACAGCCTGGTGGTAAAGGGGCTCAAAGTGGTGGAGCGCAAGGCGCTGGAGCTGGCCTGGGGGCCGGATACGCTATATCGATAA
- a CDS encoding DUF6942 family protein: MTPNQTDDWTRLGSPTARLALYLPNRPQVLAADAALNTPDVPCLIRHNGNHWRKIFSILAKLCAPAEQRWQDYRDLELLHRHEMICFADCLLQDAQWHLVAGKASWQRLGLDPLDYEPLDDAGPVRVSGNILLTPYPDYRQFSNRTVEQVRAHLQVKGER, translated from the coding sequence ATGACCCCAAACCAGACAGATGACTGGACCCGACTCGGCAGCCCCACCGCCCGCCTGGCACTTTACCTGCCCAATCGCCCCCAGGTGCTTGCAGCCGATGCTGCGCTGAACACTCCCGACGTGCCCTGCCTGATCCGCCACAACGGCAACCACTGGCGCAAGATTTTCAGCATACTGGCCAAGCTCTGCGCCCCGGCCGAACAGCGCTGGCAGGACTACCGGGATCTCGAACTGCTGCACCGGCACGAGATGATCTGCTTTGCCGACTGTCTGCTGCAGGACGCCCAATGGCACCTGGTCGCCGGCAAGGCCAGCTGGCAGCGCCTGGGGCTGGACCCTCTGGATTACGAGCCACTGGATGATGCAGGCCCTGTCCGGGTCAGCGGAAACATCCTGCTCACGCCCTACCCCGACTACCGCCAGTTTTCCAACCGCACGGTGGAGCAGGTACGCGCGCACTTGCAGGTGAAAGGTGAAAGGTGA